The segment AAgagcaacaataaaaaaaaaaagaatgtagcAGAGAAGAAGGGGAAGTTGAGTCTCTCCTGTCAGTTGTTAATGCTCCACTCAGAGAAACAAAGGCTAACTACAGTCAAACCATCACAACAAATACAGACTGTGAGCCTAATGTatagaaacaacaacaatatatacagtagtaaaTCTTAGTACTATTTAGAGACATGGTGTCTGTTTCTCAGAAGCTAATGGACTGAACGAAAGAAGAGATGTAGAGGGTTTcatgtgtatttctgtgtgtgtgtgtgtgtgtgtgtgtgtcagtgtgtgtgtgtgtgtgtgtgtggttcacaCCTGCTGCTTGTGGAGACATGAAGCCCCCGACTCCTAGGTTGATGACGGCGGTTTGCTGGTTTCCTAAACTTTGATCCGAGCCCTGGTCTCCCTGCAAagagggtcagaggtcacacaacACGACAAAACACACCAGGTCAAAGAGATTTCACCATCCACTAATGACACATATTTAAGCAGCAACCTGtgaaaaaatctaattaaacgCAAGCTATGAAATTCCTCTCCACTTGTATGTCAGGACTTTACAAAGACGATTCTCTAACACTGCTCAAAgtaacaaagaaaagaaacagaaaacaagaagGAATAAGCACAAAATCTGATAAAGTGTAAAAGTTTTCCAAATGGAAAAACTCAAATTGTACAGATTTGGATAAAAAGTTAAAGACAGCGCTGATAAAATCAGCAGCAAAATACTAacagaattgaaaaaaaaaatcattggttaaaaaagtaaaaaaataaaataatccacACTTCTACGGACCCGACAAAGCAAGTATGAAAATTCTATGGATTGTGACCAGCAGTTTTGAGGAGCTGTATATCGAAACCAtcctgttagtgtgtgtgtgtgtgtgtgtgtgtgtgtgtgcgtgcgtgcgtgtgcatactgtatatgaaaaacaAGCAATGCTGTCAAAATCTTTTTAAAGATTACACTTTGGTCTTCAAGATGACTTTGATGTCGGCCTTTCTCTGGGTTCAGCCGTTACGAGGCTCTTTGGGAGTGGTTGCAGCGTTGTCTTCAAAATGTCAGAATCACCTCAGCACAGATGGATGCTGGGCTTTTCTCTCCTTGTTCCTCACACTCTGGTTCACACATGCAGCAATTTCTCAGTTGAAAGTCATACTGGTCCATTTGGATCACTCCGGCCCAAACCCGTATGACTGACTGGCTTCGGTTTTTCTACAGTGGTCCTTATGTCATTTGTCATCCTCCCTAACCAAACTAAGTAGTTTGCATTGGATTACTGTCTGTACATGCTTTTCAGTGTGTCAATGATTTCTGACTGTGTGTCTCACCGTCTCCCCCTGCTGTTGAGGGCTGGAAGTGGCTGACTGACTCTGCTGCGGTGAGAACTGagacagctgctgctgctgcagagagtTAAAGATGAGAGGACCGGTGGGGATCTGGAGATGtaaaacaccaaacacacacacacatagatacacacaacaaacaaacagtggagtggggggtggggataaCGAAACGGGAAATGAGAATTAAGTTGATGGAGAGATGGAAAACAGAGGGTGCACAAAAGGACAAAAGGGAAACGGGAGAATTAACAGCATGATCTCATGATGCAAAATAACACGACCGCTACGCTATCTGGGTGTCAGGACTAGAACAGCCCCAGGAAGTGGGGTCACTACAAGCCTGCAGGGAGGTTCAggggggtggaggaaagtgaGCTGTGCATCTGATCGACAGACAGCTCTTCACTATTCCAGATGAGGTGACACTAGTGCAGGATCAGGATGGGTTACTGTACCAAACAAATACTCAGTGCATGCTCCTACCAGTATAACAGACGGACGGGCAGAGTCGTACCTGCAGTAGGTTCAGGGGTCTCAGCCCAGCACTGTTGTTCAGGCCAAAATGACTCCCTGCAACACAAAGCAGGGTTACACTCAAACAGACGTGCACAGAGTGTTCCTCACTACtttgtataatatataattactGCGCTGGTGCTGCACACTGTAAATGTCTCATGCTTCCTTTTACTTTTACAACATTCTGCTAGgtttattgaaatgttttgacTAACTCAACCAATCATGGAAGGTGGAGTTTGCTGAATAATTTCTTCCAAATCCTCCTCCAACTTTTCACTTTATGTAATAGCAATTtattgaggattttttttttttcctgagaggTTGGGATGGGTCTGAGTGATATTACATCCTTCTAATACACTGTACGTTATACAGAGTTTGAAGTATTAAGTCACTCTGTTGGTTCTTAGAACAGCTAATGTGTGTTCAACCCTCTCAAATCATCACTGAGTCACTCATACATACATGGACTGCATTAACTCACCAGTTTGTGCTGCTGACTGCATGGTGGGCATCAGTCCTCCAGATGGAATGATTCCACTCAGGTTAAGGCCTGGACCCAGCATTGGATTGGAGCCACTCATCAGGGTCTGAGGGCTGCTACACAAACAGCACAGATTTGTCACGAACAGCAACGATCGGCAGACAAACGGCATCGGATGTGATGTATTCTCTTACCAGACAGAGCTGACCACGTTGATGATATTGAGCCCTGCGGGGTTGGCCATGACCTGCGATGAGGTGGTGCCTGTGGTGATCGACGTACCCATGGTGGGCAGGGGAATGGTCATAACGGGCAGGGGCTGGCTCAGCGCCAGCTGCTGCTGGGCGAAGGACGTGAGGAGGGCGGGCTGCGACTGGTTCTGAGTCAACGGAGGATCCGATGGGGTCGGGGTCACCGAGAGAGGAGCTGACAGGACGTCAGCGGGGTGTGGGGTCGAGCACGGTGTGTTGGTGGGTGTGGGAGTGGATGGCTTAGGAGTCCCCGATCCTGAAACAAGAAATTTAGTAAAATCCTTCTGTAAGGCAGACATGAATGTGAAAAACTTTAATACATATTACACGTAAATTTATTGTTGGATTTGTGAAGTATTTACTATCTAGTCGCACATAACAGGGTTAAAGGCAATGACGCTCTTTTCATGTGAAAACTTCACCTCAATTTCTGATCTGTGTAGCAGCTGGATTTAGTCATAATACTACCGGGAAATGCGTGTTCTGATTTCATATTCCACGTGCTCCAACTGCGCTCAGATAAGTCCCTGTAGTTATTCTTTCGTGTTCCGCCGTATTATTTAAGAACTGGAACATTTCACATTACTGGAGAAATGGAACGTTTTACATCAGCTCTACTCAGCTTGAGAGGAGCTGATGTAAAACGTTCCGTTGCATCTCACTCTCAAGTGTGACTGATGAAAGCTCCACAGTTTCTCAGCGCCAGCTGTACTCACTCTGTGTGGAGCCCatgggggagagagaggcaggCGACAGCAGGCCCAACTGGCCCAGCTCCATGGAGTGCTTCCTGTTTAGAGACTGGCTTTTGGCCGGAGGGGGCGTAGGGCACTTGAGTAGACCACTGGTGGTTTGTGAACTATACGGGTTACCTGACGAGAAAAAGAGATGTGGGGATATTTACTGCACCCCAACCAGGACAACTGAATATGTGTGTCTCCACTCTGGCTAGTGAGCAAAGGCTGTATAACAGCAGCGGACGCCTCTGGGTCTGAAAAGTGACGATCGATGTTGTACCTTAAAGCTGCAGTATTTATAATGGTCAGCAGGAGGCGACTACAATTGTTTCAACATGAAGAATAGTGATTTTAGGGTCTCCATTACCAAGTTTGTTTTCACTGCAGTTCAGTCCGGCTAAAACAAAATAGCTTATACTTTATAAAACTATTCCCCAAGCTCCATCCTTTCTTCAGGTCACTTCTTATAATTCAATATAGCAAAGGAAATAAAGGCTTCAAATCCGTAGTCCACAGGCTGCGTCCACTTCTATTACACTGTTTATGCTTGGAGGCAATTACACAGAGTCCATCACTTAAAATAGAACTCTAGGTTAAATAAGCGTATGGTCACACCATGGGTGTGACCTCTTACTTCAGTTCTCTTGTTTCTGACCTTAGTATCTGTCAGCTGCTTTAATACTAGCCTTGAAAGGAAAAGCAAAACCTCCGACACTTCAGAGCTGTTAGACTTAATCGAACGATGACGTCTGATGCAGACCAGAGATTTTTCTTTGTTGCCATTTAAGGTTGGTCTCAACCTTTCTCCACCAATCTGTCTTGCCTACTTTAGGTCATGATTGTCTTACAATTTCCAGAATTCCTTTCATCAAAGGGTGAAAATTTAAccctttcattttcaaactatTTGGTGGTCTGAAATCTACCATAAATGGCAACTTCgggatttttttaaacacaaatcaaaccattaaaaccattcttttttctctctgtgttagTGTTCTGTGAAACTGCCCTCAATCCTTTTCATTCTCTCTACAAGCTGTACCTGAGGAGCTGCTGCTTGATCCTGAAGGCAGTTTGATGGGAGGGGGTCGGTGCTTCACCCCTTTTCCCAAAACAGACGTCTGGACCAGTGGAGAAATACCCTCACCCtgcagatgacatttaaaaGCAGTTTTTAGCCAAGTAATTGTCTAACAGAGTTGATCCTAAACCTGAAGTGTTGTGCAGgctcaaaacatcaaaaatcaAAGACGTATTTTTTGATCAATTAAAAGAAACACCGTATATCACACGAGATTACTGTACATGTCAGCTAAATCAGTTCTCACAAAGTAAAGGAGAGCATAAAGTCATTCCTGACGTGATTCTACAGCCTCATGAGGAGGATTCACCTCTTCTTTGCCTGGCGAGGGGGGACCCGGTCCCACGCTGCCTGAGTTATGGGACATCTTGACCTGACACTTCACATCTCTCTCATACACTCCTTTGTACTGAGTGAGAAATCTATGAAACACACATAGAACAAAAGTTAAACCAGGCTAGCAGCCTCAGAGTCGAACATGTTTAGCTTCTCATCAGAAATAAACGACATCGACTCACCGATCTGCATCGATCTTTGAGCCTATGAGGAAGCTGTGAACAGACatgagagatgaagatgagcaaATCTAGAGCGGAGTATCAGACTGATATACTGAACTGGTCGAACAAACAGGTCTCACGGGGGGTGAATGAGCTTCAGGTCTGTGCTGTCCTCCTCGGCTTTTTGTTCTTTGGCACAGTAGATCTTTCCATAAACCAGCGGGTCTCCAAGTGACTGGAAGATGGACACCTTGGTCTTCTGGGCTTGGCCCCCCACCTCACACTCAAACGTGTAGTCATCTACAACTTCCTGGGTAAAcaaaatggagaaagaaaatgaacaaatgagttCAGTGTTGTCACACTTGTGCCGACCGCCTTTGGGTCAGCCAAAAAAATTGGAATTAACTCTCCTCTGTCATGGATTGATTATGATAAGTTCATTGCATTACTTTTCTCTGTTATTTTTTCATACTTAGTCTAAGGATCCTTATCTGAAAAGCAATCTGAATATCCAGTTttcaatgtgtttgtctgtttctgagCCTTTAAGGCTTGTTTCCCCTCCAGCCAATAACAGTACACACAGTGTGAGGCTAAAAAACACTGCAACCATTACATCATTTGACATCTTTCCTCTGCTAGGTCTGTCATGGATGTAAAAAGAGCTGCAGACGTGTGTAGTTTGTATGAATTCATAAAAAAATTCATCAATGCTGCACCTTCCTGCAGGGCTGTGTGGTGCTGTGGgttatttgtattattaacGCTTCAGATTGCCTCCACTGTGAAATCAGAAAATAACTTGTTTCTTACACCGATCTCAATCTATGTTCATTATTTGGCTCACTTCTCCACCACCGCTAAGAGACGGCGGGCTGATCCAAAACGAAAGCCTACAcgatcaaaatgaaaaataattaatgcGTCTGCTCCATGATGTGGAAAGACTCCAAAACTTAATAAACTTAACAAGCACCttttcatgtttcatttatttaagttGATTGAGTGTCTGATGACTTCAGTGTATTAAAATCCAGTAGGCAAAATACGGCAACATCACTGTGGCAGTTAAGTCTACTGAGcatgttaaagaaaaataagtgcTGACTTCAGCTTCTGTGAACAGTTTTgacttaaacaaataataaaaaaaacgttTACGACCAGGTGACAAAAGAcagaggatggatggaaaagaGAAGAACAGTGACGGCACAAACCAAGTAAACAGTCGTCTGATTGTAGTCACAAATGTTAATACTCGGTTTAGCAATCGGCCTGATCTTTTGACCTTACCTGGGCACAGCATCAACAGTTTTATGGCCCAACGACCAGAAAATATTACTTTCCATCTCAGCGAGTTTCATAAGGGATGAAAAATGTTGGAAATATGTGAAAAAGAGCCCAGCGCCATTAATAGATGGAGAAGCTGTGATGTGGTGAATGTGCAGTCGGagaccatcttttttttccagaatagGAAAGACATGTGTAAGACTCAGAAATGTTTCACATTTAATGCAGTTCCATGGTTGGTCAAAAATGAATCTGTTTAAGGTTCTCTCTCCACTTGGGAGATCAATTTTCCATGTTCCAAAGCCAAGAGGCTGTATGGTCATTttgaacgaaaaaaaaaaaaaaagtcccattttatttcacaatggaCACAAACGCCCCCTGGGCTATTCCCAGCAGCAAACGGCCATCCTTGACCTGTATCCAGAAAGTGTTAACAGACATATCACACTTACCTCAGCAGGCCAGATTACAGTAGTGGGCTGAGAGTCCTCCAACTGCAGCGATCGCTCAACCACAGCATACCTTTCCACCTAgagcaacacacaaacaaatccatCTGGTGTGTTAAACCCTTTATTAGCACTGCCAGACTATGAATTGAGTGGGTTTTGAGTGTTGTTGGCTCAAGTGTGCAAATGATGTCTTGCAGAGAGGCATTGTGCTACTTACATCAATTTCCTTTGGTACAGTTAGTTGGCAGTTGTTTTGCTTCCACATGTCAACACACTGCAAGAGATGGCAGTCGAGGAGAAAGGAggacagaagcagaagaaaaaaaaaaagattggacGATGACAGTGTGCATTGTCCTACGATGATGAACGTTAAGAGATTTTCCAACAGTCTTAAAGGAAAAATCTTAGAGAAATTAGaacacattttaacacaacTCCACATAAGTCTGAGAAGCAATTTCTCCTGGTTTAGATTGTGATTTGTGTTCTGATAGAGCAACGGATGGGTGAATGACTGGAAAATGTgtacacagtaatccctcgttactcgaggttaatgctttccaggaccacccgcaaaacaCGAAAATCCGCGATATATCAaccaactatttattttattatttatgtataatttaattgtttatgaaccctctccatactgacattactgtattattgctgtattaccttttcccacactgttatAGACTGATTACTACACTTTTCTAAATTTGCAAGAGGaactgtgagtctcggaacgcagcacacacacggatgctgtcagccaatagcatacacgtacggtatcacctgactacagctcatgggagacacttgctcctcgcctctcgctctctcccttGTCCTCGATGAGATGAAACTTACATCTTATCGAAGACAATACATAATactatgtatatataattttaaaaatatgcgatgtagtgaagccgcgctTCTTGAAGCGCGATTAAGAGTGGGAATACTGTACACACCTTAAAACTGCGTACATATCGACTACTCACATTTCCAATCTTTGAGATCTTCAGGTCTATGACGGGAGCAggtttcctctccttcctcctctgcaggtAGTCGTAAAGTCGTAGTTGTGGCGGCATGGGCAGGTGGGACAGCTCCTGCTGCCTATTCAGGGCTGCTCGAGAGTGTCTCTTGAAACATCTATgggagataaaaacaaaagtattcgGCTTGATTATGAAAACCATTTCTTTTAACAGTCACAGAACTTCAAACTTCATGTCCTCCATTCAcaaatgaggattttttttctccatgtacCGTTTCATGGAGCGAgtgttcattttctgtttgttgtatAGCAGACGGTTGGCTGTGCAGGTGACAGAAATGGAAGGGTCCAGGCACAGTGGTTCAGCTGTGGCCAAAATCAACTGACTCTCCAGCTGCAATTTGTCATCctaaagcagaaaaacagacGCTCTTGAAAAAACCTGTGCCAAATGCTGAAAGGACTCAGAAAGGACCTTCTATACGACTGAATTAAACTGTAAACAGATAATTAGCTTACTGTATTTCTGTAATgtcaaatactaaaaaaaataatataattagaGGTTCAAGCTGTATTGAATAAGGATACGTTTAAATCAATTGGACATAAAAGGCAAATCAAGACAGCAATGAAACACTGGAAGGACCTATTCTTCTGTTTGGAGCTGAGGTAGAAATATGATACCTCACCTGTGTCCACTTATGGTGGTCACTGGTCATGGCATGTACATCACAGATCAGAGTCTGCAGGTAAGAAAGTCAGTTCAAAACAGTTTCTGGTCAAAGTCAGGTTTGTTAAAGGGCAGTAGAGTATTAATTGTTTTAGCCAGTATGAATGAAGTTTCCACATTCTGCTTTTTTACCTGCATGGTCGGTCGCAACAGGATGTGTCGACTCTGATAGGTGGGCATCTTGGTATTACAAGACTGCCTGTAGTCTCTCACCTCGACTATTACACAGCCACAGTGGAAGATGTTCACCTGAGCCAGAATGCAACATGTGAGCCAAAAAAGGACGACAAAGCAAAAAGTGATTTTGACAgtgatttaaaattatttaactaaaTATGAAACGTCACAATCAGAATGTTTGAATTTGAAGTTCTTGGGGATAAATCCTTACAAAATCTGCAAATAATTGACATACCTGTGTACAGACATTTGTATATGTAAAGATATGCACACACCTGCGATTTCTCCAACAGATCCACTAGAATAGGAGGCAACTCTTCGGCATCCAGGTACTCCAGCAGCTCCCCTTCTTCATATGGCAGTCGGATGGTTTCAGAATCTAGCAAACAATGCCAGTTTGAATGTTAAAGTTGGGACAATTGTGGTGCAGAGACCAGAAAAACACATGGATggtatttatttcattgtctTCTCTTACCAGATCCATTCTTGCCCCTGAGCATTAAAGAGTACCCTTCATTCCCAGGGTACAAATTGACCACAAGACATGATATGGACTCCTGAGACAACAGCTTCTCCAGCAGATTCACATTTCTCCTCAAATTCTTCAAAAggacaacaaacaaatacattagAGACAAATCCTCCATACtagcaaaataaaatacaaaacaaccACATcaattttatgtgaaaaaaaaaagaaccggCATCATTTTCTGAAAACGTTCTTTATGAGTTATAAATGTAACATAGAGGATTAATACACTCATATCCAACAGAACTGAAAGATTCAATAACTGCACAGTcataatgtctgtgtaggttctcattcatccaagtcatggttatccaaagttgtttaaatcaatccactggactttaggaGAGTTCcatgaagacgtttcacctctcgtcCAAGAGGTTTCTTCAACCACCACAACACAAgggcatggctcaacacagaggAACCAATTCCTCATGAGAAGGattcagcagtcttccttcacctcaaggaagaagGACACTTACTTCAGGATACCAATGTTCAGATTTTGGCCTTCCATGTctaagtggagaagccatctctgaacaaagGGGGTGGTTGGCGGCATCATCTTTCGCcgatttacaaataaaaacctcCTCAAAAGAACTACTCAACAGATTGACTCGGTTGAAGTGACTCATGTTAATGATCCCTATTAAAATACAAAGGCagggtgaaactcacatttcaacaaacCCCCTTTGATAACCCATCAATCAAAAGCCAGACGGGTCTTGATAATGGTCATtagaatatgaatagcactgaccacacctcacgcAGGTCAAAGGTTGAGAATTGAAGAAACTTCTTGAATGAAAGGTGGaacgtcttcaaggaactttctttaagtccagtggattgattttaacagctttggatacaGAGTCATAACTAACCTTTGACTCCGGCTCTTTCTCACATTCCTCCATATAAAGCTCATAGAGCTTCTGATACAAACTCTTCCTCCCACCGGATGAAACTCTCCTTTTGGCTGGTCGTTGGCGAGCACTTTCAACAATGTACTGAGAAACAGAAGATGTGCTGTATTAATGAAGGACGGCAAGAATAGTGTCTGGATGAAGCTGACATGTAATGAACGCATCTGAGTAGTTGAAGTATATGCTATTACTCTCttcttacaaacacacataaatacacaaattaataataacaacaataacacaaataatAGTTTTTACCTCGGCTCGATCCAATGCATATTCCAAAACGTGTTGCTTTGGGgaataagagaaaaacaaaacagatcagCCAAAGAGGAAACAAGATGCACTGGTTCTGCAGACGTATTCTGTTTGGATGCTTTATATATACACGTCACTTTCGTTGAATATATACGTTTTCGTTGAATCCAGACAGATGAAACTCACCATTGTGGTCCACCGCCAGCAGCGAGGCGAGTGAAGGTAGACGATGCTGTCCTCTCTGCAGACAGTCACCTCCCTAGAGACACCATTCACACCCTGCACAGCAACACgcagcaaacacaacacatcatCACGGAGACACTGGTTGTGACAGGTTAATAAGGCAGCTACACACCGATCAGTCACATTCCACACACCGACAGCGAGCAACAGTGCATTTAAGTTGTTGCACATTAAAAATCCTCATTAAAGTTaaatacatgtataatatgtcTCAGAAGTGATGGAACTGGTCGCTCACGTTAGTGAACTCTGGTGACTGTGAGCCCAGTTAAGACAGCGGTTGAACAGCAACAAGCTCGTTGATGCCTGACCGCTGAGGCTAGCacggttagcattagcatgctacCCAGTTCCTTCTGGGTAAGCTTAAGTTACAAGCTACCCTGATGATGTTACGTCCTCCGAAACGCAAACCAACAAACGGACATCAGTCTGAGAACACAGGGTGGACTCGCCTTTTGGATTGCATAGCGGTCCACTGTAGCTCCAATTCAGCAAAAcgaaatgaaattgaaatatcAGTGTCTTCATTGAAAAAAAGTCGGAGTAGCAGCCATTTTCTTCCAGTGTGTCAACAACAGCTGAACTTCCGGTTTCGGTGTCGGTGGGCGGAGCCACAAGTGTCCATAACTGATGCTCTGCTAAAGGAGACTGTCctcagtcagtaaaaaaaacaaagtaaataaaatcaaacctaTAAGTACGAAGTCATAAGTCTATGAATAATTTTTAGGTGAAGAGAAAATCTCAGgtggttttttttatagaaaaaaaaatctgaattccGAAGTTTAGCTTCGATAGACCAACAAGCTGGCCTCTCTGAAGGAGAATTTACACATTCTGCTATAATGTCAAATTGCTTTTGTGAAATTTCCCACACAATAATCTTGATCTCAGGAAGAGATAATAAAATTCTCTTGCAGTTCaagatgatttttcattttctttaacattgaaGACTTATGGGACAGGATCATTGATTTGAACATTCAAAAATGTTTGCTGATCATATCAAATCCATCTGGATTTGCCTTGAGATTCATTCAAATGCATTCCATATGTCTGTGAAAGGTAAGACGTTCCACCTAGATGAAAAATTAATTATCCACAGAATTTGAGCAGTCATACTTAAAGACCTGATGAGAAACCTGTGTGTCCAAATTCTAAGAGTAAGTTACCAAGGGCAGTGACTATGTGAGATCGATGTGCAtaaatcatcattatcatcagaaACCGAGAACGGAAAGAAGTGATTCTGCCTGGAGGAAGCCCaaggcccacgtctggagccaggccacGTATGGAGCCACCACCAGGCGCTCAGCAAGCGCCTGGTGGCTGAGTCTGCCAGAGGGCTCTgctgggctcagcccgaaaaggcaacatgGATTTTTCCACttctgtggacccaccacccgcatgACAGATTGATGGGGTCCGGTgcactgccatatgggtggcagtgacgacagggggtcacgacgaaTCACACCCGagtggcagaagctggctttggggacgtggaatgtcacctcactggtggggaaggagccggagcttgtgtttgAGGTGGTGCGTTACCATTTGGATCTAGTGgtgcttacctccacgcatagcctttGTACCCGATCCAAACTCATGGATAGCGGTTTGACCTTGTTTTTCTCTTGAGTTgcatcaggcgtgaggcgcaggacaggtgtggggatactcataAGCCCAccgctgagcgccgctgtgttggagtgtACCcaggtggatgagagggtcgcctccatatgccttaaggctgtgggagggaaaattCGGActtttatttgtgcatatgcaccaaatagcagCACGGAGTATTCAGaattcttggggtccctaaatggggtccttcatgggatccctgtaggggactccattgttcttctggggggcttcaatgcacatgtcagcaatgatggagacacctggaagggcgtgactgagaggaatggcctccctgatctacacccgagcggtgttatgttgtttgacgtctgtgctagtcacggattgttcataactaacaccatgttctaaaaacaaggatgctcacaagtttacctggtaccagagcaccctgggtccagaggtcaatgatcgatcttgtgattgtatcgtctgaccttcgaccatgtgttttggacactcaggtgaagagatgggcagagctgtcaactgatcaccacctggtggtgagttgaaTCCGCTGACGttggaaacctttggatagtcCAGGTAAGCCAAAACGAGTAGTGCGGAtgaactgggaatgtctggagcAGTACTCTGTttgcgaggccttcaattcacacttccgaaggagcttcttgtgcatccctgtggaggctggggacatcaaACATAAATGGtcaatgttcaaagcttccattgctgaagctgcagctgaaagcTGTGGTGTCAAGGGCTTGGGTGC is part of the Antennarius striatus isolate MH-2024 chromosome 13, ASM4005453v1, whole genome shotgun sequence genome and harbors:
- the supt20 gene encoding transcription factor SPT20 homolog isoform X4 translates to MQHVLEYALDRAEYIVESARQRPAKRRVSSGGRKSLYQKLYELYMEECEKEPESKNLRRNVNLLEKLLSQESISCLVVNLYPGNEGYSLMLRGKNGSDSETIRLPYEEGELLEYLDAEELPPILVDLLEKSQVNIFHCGCVIVEVRDYRQSCNTKMPTYQSRHILLRPTMQTLICDVHAMTSDHHKWTQDDKLQLESQLILATAEPLCLDPSISVTCTANRLLYNKQKMNTRSMKRCFKRHSRAALNRQQELSHLPMPPQLRLYDYLQRRKERKPAPVIDLKISKIGNCVDMWKQNNCQLTVPKEIDVERYAVVERSLQLEDSQPTTVIWPAEEVVDDYTFECEVGGQAQKTKVSIFQSLGDPLVYGKIYCAKEQKAEEDSTDLKLIHPPFLIGSKIDADRFLTQYKGVYERDVKCQVKMSHNSGSVGPGPPSPGKEEGEGISPLVQTSVLGKGVKHRPPPIKLPSGSSSSSSGNPYSSQTTSGLLKCPTPPPAKSQSLNRKHSMELGQLGLLSPASLSPMGSTQRSGTPKPSTPTPTNTPCSTPHPADVLSAPLSVTPTPSDPPLTQNQSQPALLTSFAQQQLALSQPLPVMTIPLPTMGTSITTGTTSSQVMANPAGLNIINVVSSVCSPQTLMSGSNPMLGPGLNLSGIIPSGGLMPTMQSAAQTGSHFGLNNSAGLRPLNLLQIPTGPLIFNSLQQQQLSQFSPQQSQSATSSPQQQGETGDQGSDQSLGNQQTAVINLGVGGFMSPQAAVAILAAPNAAAANGYGSSSSSGGAATTTYRQPTKK
- the supt20 gene encoding transcription factor SPT20 homolog isoform X5 gives rise to the protein MQHVLEYALDRAEYIVESARQRPAKRRVSSGGRKSLYQKLYELYMEECEKEPESKNLRRNVNLLEKLLSQESISCLVVNLYPGNEGYSLMLRGKNGSDSETIRLPYEEGELLEYLDAEELPPILVDLLEKSQVNIFHCGCVIVEVRDYRQSCNTKMPTYQSRHILLRPTMQTLICDVHAMTSDHHKWTQDDKLQLESQLILATAEPLCLDPSISVTCTANRLLYNKQKMNTRSMKRCFKRHSRAALNRQQELSHLPMPPQLRLYDYLQRRKERKPAPVIDLKISKIGNCVDMWKQNNCQLTVPKEIDVERYAVVERSLQLEDSQPTTVIWPAEEVVDDYTFECEVGGQAQKTKVSIFQSLGDPLVYGKIYCAKEQKAEEDSTDLKLIHPPFLIGSKIDADRFLTQYKGVYERDVKCQVKMSHNSGSVGPGPPSPGKEEGEGISPLVQTSVLGKGVKHRPPPIKLPSGSSSSSSGNPYSSQTTSGLLKCPTPPPAKSQSLNRKHSMELGQLGLLSPASLSPMGSTQRSGTPKPSTPTPTNTPCSTPHPADVLSAPLSVTPTPSDPPLTQNQSQPALLTSFAQQQLALSQPLPVMTIPLPTMGTSITTGTTSSQVMANPAGLNIINVVSSVCSPQTLMSGSNPMLGPGLNLSGIIPSGGLMPTMQSAAQTGSHFGLNNSAGLRPLNLLQIPTGPLIFNSLQQQQLSQFSPQQSQSATSSPQQQGETGSDQSLGNQQTAVINLGVGGFMSPQAAVAILAAPNAAAANGYGSSSSSGGAATTTYRQPTKK